A region from the Medicago truncatula cultivar Jemalong A17 chromosome 6, MtrunA17r5.0-ANR, whole genome shotgun sequence genome encodes:
- the LOC120576160 gene encoding pentatricopeptide repeat-containing protein At1g12300, mitochondrial: MLRQIEGKLVSTNVVMYSTIIDGLCKDKLVNDAYELYSEMITKRISPTVVTLNSLIYGYCIVGQFKEAFGLLREMVLKNINPDVYTFNILVDALCKEGKIKEAKSGIAVMMKEGVMPDVVTYSSLMDGYCLVNEVNKAKHVLSIISRMRVAPNARSYSIVINGFCKIKMVDKALSLFYEMCCRRIAPDTVTYNSLIDGLCKSGRISYAWELVDEMRDNGQPADIITYNSLIDALCKNHHVDKAIALVKKIKDQGIQLDMYTYNILIDGLCKQGRLKDAQVIFQDLLIKGYNLTVWTYTIMIKGL; this comes from the coding sequence ATGTTGAGACAGATCGAAGGGAAATTGGTCAGCACCAATGTTGTAATGTATAGTACAATCATTGATGGTTTGTGCAAAGATAAACTTGTAAATGATGCATATGAGTTATATTCTGAAATGATTACAAAGAGAATTTCTCCTACTGTTGTCACTCTCAATTCTCTAATCTATGGATATTGCATTGTTGGTCAATTCAAAGAAGCATTTGGTTTGCTCCGTGAAATGGTATTGAAAAACATCAACCCAGATGTGTATACTTTTAACATATTGGTTGACGCTCTATGTAAGGAAGGAAAGATCAAAGAAGCTAAAAGTGGGATAGCTGTGATGATGAAAGAAGGTGTGATGCCAGATGTTGTTACCTACAGTTCATTAATGGATGGATATTGTCTTGTTAATGAAGTTAATAAGGCTAAACATGTGTTAAGTATTATATCTCGAATGAGAGTGGCTCCCAATGCTCGTAGCTATAGTATCGTGATTAATGGATTCTGTAAGATTAAAATGGTCGACAAAGCCTTGAGTCTCTTTTATGAAATGTGTTGCAGAAGAATTGCTCCTGATACggtaacttacaattctctAATTGATGGTTTGTGCAAATCTGGGAGAATCTCCTATGCTTGGGAGCTTGTTGATGAGATGCGTGATAATGGTCAACCAGCTGATATAATCACTTACAATTCATTAATAGATGCTTTATGCAAAAACCATCATGTTGACAAGGCTATTGCATTAGTCAAGAAAATTAAAGACCAAGGCATTCAACTAGATATGTACACATACAATATACTTATCGATGGACTGTGCAAACAAGGAAGGCTTAAGGATGCACAAGTGATTTTTCAGGATCTTTTGATTAAAGGCTACAATTTAACAGTCTGGACATATACTATTATGATCAAAGGTCTTTGA
- the LOC25480855 gene encoding pentatricopeptide repeat-containing protein At1g62910, producing MVLSISQMASLCFFRFHYSSSFLFTRTLYYSHSRFVPNNVDNVVSSFNHILSMKPTPSIIEFNKILGSLVKSNNKHYPTAISLFYQLELNGITPSIVTFNIVINCYCHLSEMNFAFSLLGKILKVGFHPDIVTLTTLIKGMCLNGKVKEALHFHDHVISLGFHLDQVSYGTLINGLCKIGETRAALQMLRKIEGKLVNTDVVMYNTIIDSLCKEKLVTEAYELYSEMITKTISPTVVTFSSLIYGFCIVGQFKDAFRLFNEMVLKNINPNVYTFNILVDALCKEGKMKEAKNVLAMMVKQGVKPDIVTHTSLMDGYCLVNEVNKAKALFNTMVQRGVMPNVHCYSVVINGLCKNKLIDEAMDFFKEMQSKKIIPNTVTYSSLIDGLCKSGRISHAWELLDEMHDRGQPANVITFSSLLHALCKNRHVDKAIELVKKLKDRDIQPNMYTYNILIDGLCKQGRLKDAQVIFQDLFIKGYNLTVWTYNIMINGLCLEGLLDEALALLSKMEDNGCIPNAVTFEIIVHALFKNDENEKAEKLLREMIARGLL from the coding sequence ATGGTACTCTCCATCTCTCAAATGGCGTCACTTTGTTTCTTCAGGTTtcattattcttcttcttttctttttacaagAACACTATACTATTCTCACTCTAGATTTGTTCCCAATAATGTTGATAATGTTGTTTCTTCATTTAATCACATACTTAGTATGAAACCCACTCCATCCATCATTGAATTTAATAAGATTTTAGGTTCTCTTGTTAAGTCTAACAACAAACATTACCCTACTGCTATTTCCCTTTTTTATCAATTGGAACTCAATGGAATTACACCAAGTATTGTTACTTTCAACATTGTCATTAATTGTTACTGCCATCTTAGCGAAATGAATTTTGCCTTTTCTCTATTGGGGAAGATTCTTAAGGTGGGGTTTCACCCGGATATTGTAACCCTCACAACACTTATCAAAGGTATGTGTCTTAATGGTAAGGTCAAGGAAGCTTTGCACTTTCACGATCATGTGATTTCACTTGGATTCCACTTGGACCAAGTTAGCTATGGGACCTTGATCAATGGCTTGTGTAAAATAGGGGAAACAAGAGCAGCCTTGCAAATGTTGAGAAAGATTGAAGGGAAATTGGTCAACACCGATGTGGTAATGTATAACACAATCATCGATAGTTTGTGTAAAGAGAAATTGGTGACCGAGGCATATGAGTTATATTCTGAAATGATTACAAAGACAATTTCTCCTACTGTTGTCACTTTCAGTTCTCTAATCTATGGATTTTGTATTGTTGGTCAATTCAAAGATGCATTTCGTTTGTTCAATGAAATGGTATTGAAAAACATCAACCCAAAtgtttatacttttaatatattGGTTGATGCTCTCTGTAAGGaaggaaaaatgaaagaagCTAAAAATGTGTTAGCTATGATGGTGAAACAAGGTGTGAAACCAGACATTGTTACTCATACGTCACTAATGGATGGATATTGTTTAGTTAATGAAGTCAACAAAGCCAAAGCTTTATTTAACACTATGGTCCAAAGAGGAGTGATGCCCAACGTTCATTGCTATAGTGTCGTGATTAATGGGTTGTGTAAGAATAAATTGATCGATGAAGCCATGGATTTCTTTAAAGAAATGCAAAGCAAAAAGATTATCCCTAATACGGTAACTTACAGTTCTCTTATTGATGGTTTGTGCAAATCAGGGAGAATTTCTCATGCTTGGGAGTTGCTTGATGAGATGCATGATAGAGGTCAACCTGCCAATGTAATCACTTTCAGTTCATTATTACACGCTCTATGTAAAAACCGTCATGTTGACAAGGCAATTGAATTGGTCAAGAAACTTAAAGACCGAGACATTCAACCAAATATGTACACATACAATATACTTATCGATGGACTATGCAAACAAGGAAGACTTAAGGACGCACAAGTGATTTTTCAAGATCTTTTCATTAAAGGCTACAATTTAACAGTATGGACATATAATATTATGATCAATGGTCTTTGTTTAGAGGGCTTGCTTGATGAAGCTTTGGCTCTGTTGTCAAAAATGGAAGACAATGGTTGCATTCCTAATGCTGTAACTTTCGAAATAATTGTCCACGCTCTCTTTAAAAATGATGAGAACGAAAAGGCAGAGAAACTTCTACGTGAAATGATTGCTAGAGGTCTACTATAA